From the genome of Leptotrichia sp. oral taxon 847:
TTTTCATAATATTTGCTCCTTTTTTATCTTATCAATCTTTTATTCTCTTTCTGTTTTTATAAGATTCATATTTTCATCAATTTTATAAAATTCGTTATTATATTTTATTTGATTTTCTACAATTTTAAAGTAATTTGGATTAACATTATTTAACTTTTTCCCTTGATAATAAACATTGTTTTTATCCTTTGCATATAAGTATTCAATAACTTGAAACGTTTTGTAATCAGCATTTTCTATCTTTTTTATTTCTACATTTTCTTCATCCACATAATAGACATTCTTTTCATCTTTTATATATTCATTACTTTTTTCGCCATTTTTTTCCTTCAAAAATTTAAGTGTTTTTATATCAGCCTCATTTTTAAATTTAATAAGCGTTTTTCCCTTTTTTATATCATCAGTATCATCATAATAATAAAAATTATTTTTATCTTTATAAACTCTCATGGAAAAACTTTCAAAAGTATCCCTGTCAATTGGGAAATCCATTTTTTTCGCATATATTTTTTCATTCGAATTATTTTCATAAACAAGATAAAAATCATTCCCGCTTTTAATTATGTTATCAGGAACACTGCTTAATAAAGTCCAAAAATTAAAATTATTCGGACTTACACCCTTCACTTTTTGTCCATAAAAATACAGATTATTCTTATCTTTAGCATAAAAATAGTCCAAATAAGCAAACGTCTCCAAATCAACTTTTTCATCAATTTTTTTCATATCAAAATAAGCATTGTTCTTATCTTTAAAATAATAATCTCCAACTGATTTAAGCGTTTTTGTATCCACATCTTTCAATTCCTTTTTTTCATCAGCATCAAAAACAATTTTTTCATCCTTCACAAAATGACTTCCAAATATTTTAGCACTTTTAGGATCTATCTTTTCAATCTTTTCCCCTTGATAATAAATATTATTCTTATCTTTTGCAAAATCATTTTCCAATATTTCAAATGATTTTTTATCTATATTTTTTAATAATTTCGGCTTTTGTTCCATCCACTCCCGATAATAAATTTCTCCATTTCTTTTTATATATTCTGCATTCACAATATTTCCTGCCAAAATTGACAACCCAAATATTTTCAACGATTTTTTTATTTTCATAATCATTTTCTCCTTATAAAAAGTTACGTTTATTATTTATAAAAGTCCACAAATCTCAGTAAACACAATATTTTAAAATTTATTTTTCTAATTCCAAAATTTCAGTTCATCTTCTTCCATAATTTCTTCATCTTCATTCTCATTAATATCTAACAAAATATCATCAATTCCCAAATCATTCATTTCTGGGTCAATTTTATCAAGAAAATTGGTAAATTCTCTTTTAGCCTTTTGAATACTAATCTTATCACCTGTACGAACAATCAAGCTATATTTGTCTAAATAAGACGAAATACGATTACGGATTTCCATATTTACAATTTCAGAAAAAATCCTATTTGCTCTTTCTATTAGCAACTTGTCTTTGTATTGATTTTCTGATTGAATTTTCAATTCTTCCAAGATTTTAATTCTTTCATTTTTTTCTTCTTCTGACATTTCTCCATTGATAATAAGTTTATTTCTCTTTTCTCCTGTACTCAATGCAGTCACTTCCACTTCCAAAATACCATTTATATCATAAGTAAATCTCACTTCAACATTTTCACGCCCAGCCAAATTTTTTGGAACATTTATTTCAAAATCTCCCAAAAATAAATTTTCAGCTATATTTAAACTTTCTCCTTGATAAATCGCAATTCTTATCACTGTCTGATTATCTTCTGTCGTAGAAAAAAATGAGGATCTGCTTGTAGGAACTGTCGCATTTCGAGAAATAATTGGTGCAAATCTTTCTCCAATCACTTCAATTCCAAGCGTAAACGGACATACATCTGTCAAAATTCTTTCCTTAAACGCTTTATTTCTCTCCTTCATTCCAACAGTTACTCCAACTCCATAAGCCACAACCGTATCTGGATTTTGAACTATTGATACAAGTTTTTTCCCATCAACAAAATTTGTACTATCCAAAAATGTATTTTCTCCACGCATTTTGTTAAAATATTTCTCTACAAACTCTTCAATAATACCTAGTTTTACACCTCCGCCAACTAAAATTACTTTTTCTATCTCGTGAGCACTCGTATTTCCGTCTTGCAATGCTTTGTCTATCGCATTTTTTATTTTCACAAGTAACGGTTTCACTGCTTCTCTAAATTCCTTCTGAGTAATTTTCATTTTATAATTTGTTTTCCCAATTTCCATTTCTATTTCTACATCTTTTATACTTATTAATTTTTTTGCTCTATCAGCCTTCGTGTACAATTTTACTCTTTCATCACGACTCAAATCCAATACAGATTTCTGAATATTTTTCAAAAAAATTTCGCATATTTTTGTAGTAAAATCTTCCCCGCCGAGCATCGTATCCCCACTTATAGAAATCACTTCCATAATATTTTCAAATGTTTCGAGCAAAGTAACATCAAATGTCCCGCCACCCAAATCAAGCACCAAAAATTTTAAATTTTTGTCTAAAATATAACTTCCTAGTGACAAAGCAGCAGCTGTTGGCTCATTTATAAGCCTTTCTACTGTAATTCCTGCCAATTCTGCCGCTATTTTTGTATCCTTTCTCTGTTTATCATTAAAATACGCTGGAACACTGATAATCGCTCTATCTATTTTTTCATTTAACTGTCTTTCCGCATTTTCCTTCAAATGTTTCAACACAATCGAAGAAAGCATTTGCGCATCAAAAACTTTATCTTTTATTTTGATTCTCGCACTTGTTCCCATTTTTCTTTTAAAATTACTTGCAGTTTCTCCAGAGTTCATCATCCTTCTCTCTTTCGCCAATTCTCCTACAGTTATCTCATTATTTTCATCAATTCCCACAACAGACGGAATCAAAATATTTCCATACTCATTTTTTACAAATTGTATTTCTCCATTATCATCAATATATGTAGCCAGACTATTCGTTGTCCCCAAATCAATTCCAATCATTCTTCCCATTTTCATTTCCTCCTTGATATTTTTTTAAGACAAATACATCTAATGTATTTAATACTTGTTTTGAAAAATCTTTTAATCGATTATATCTAATATTTATAGTTACAATCATTTTTGTGATTATAATTGCATTAAAAAATATATATTGTAATATTAATTTCAAATAAGGTATATAGCCTAAATTTATTGATGCTTCATCACCAGTCTGAATAATTTTCCCTATCAAAATTATTCCACTAATTAATAAAATAGACAGATAACTAGATATTCCATATTTTTTACTCCATTTAAAATCTTTTTCATTCGCAATATTAATCCAATCTATAATCGTAAACAAAATAATTCCTATCATCGCCACATTTTTAAATATATAAATAACACAAATTATTGCGAATACCGCTGCCATCCAAGCTAAAAATTTCAAAAAACTTATCACAGTCAAATACAATACCATCACTATTGAACTCATTACCGTCATTACAGATTTAAAATTATTTTTTGAGTTTTCTTCATTTTTGTTATTAAAATTTTTCATAGAATTACTAATTTTGCGATACGAATTTTTAATTTCACTTTCATATTCATCTTTTATCATATGCATTCCAATTCTACGCAACATATATTTAAAAATATTTTTATCTTTGCCTACCGCATCAAAAGGATACAATGCAATATTTATTCCAAATACCTTAAAAACCATGACATTCAAGTAATTTTGGATAAACATGTCATACCCTTTTTCATTTTGCCAAATATTTTTACTCTTAATTTCTTTTGCAATTTCATCTAAAATTTTATTATCCGTCTTAGAATTTCTTTGATTTTTTCCTAAAATTTCTAAAACAATGTCATTTTGTTCATTAGAATCACCAAGATTATAAATCAAAAGTTTTTTTTCAATATCAGTTATATTGCTCCAATCGTTATTTTTCCCCAAAATTTCTCTAATTTGCCTCTTCTCAAATTCATCAAAATTATAATGATATTTAGATAAAAGTACATCGTACTCATATAGTGGACGATTTTCTGAAAAAACAAGTTTTCTAAATTGCTCCAGCCATTCAGATATTGATTTTTTCTGTTCTTCTTTTTCCTTAAAATTATTTGTATTCTCTTTTTCCTCTTTATTTTTTTCAAAAGTCTTTTCATTCTCATAATTATTTTTATTAGAAAAAATATTCTCAAATTTATTTTCATTCTTTCCTTCAGAAAAAATATCTT
Proteins encoded in this window:
- a CDS encoding DKNYY domain-containing protein is translated as MINVTFYKEKMIMKIKKSLKIFGLSILAGNIVNAEYIKRNGEIYYREWMEQKPKLLKNIDKKSFEILENDFAKDKNNIYYQGEKIEKIDPKSAKIFGSHFVKDEKIVFDADEKKELKDVDTKTLKSVGDYYFKDKNNAYFDMKKIDEKVDLETFAYLDYFYAKDKNNLYFYGQKVKGVSPNNFNFWTLLSSVPDNIIKSGNDFYLVYENNSNEKIYAKKMDFPIDRDTFESFSMRVYKDKNNFYYYDDTDDIKKGKTLIKFKNEADIKTLKFLKEKNGEKSNEYIKDEKNVYYVDEENVEIKKIENADYKTFQVIEYLYAKDKNNVYYQGKKLNNVNPNYFKIVENQIKYNNEFYKIDENMNLIKTERE
- a CDS encoding Hsp70 family protein — encoded protein: MGRMIGIDLGTTNSLATYIDDNGEIQFVKNEYGNILIPSVVGIDENNEITVGELAKERRMMNSGETASNFKRKMGTSARIKIKDKVFDAQMLSSIVLKHLKENAERQLNEKIDRAIISVPAYFNDKQRKDTKIAAELAGITVERLINEPTAAALSLGSYILDKNLKFLVLDLGGGTFDVTLLETFENIMEVISISGDTMLGGEDFTTKICEIFLKNIQKSVLDLSRDERVKLYTKADRAKKLISIKDVEIEMEIGKTNYKMKITQKEFREAVKPLLVKIKNAIDKALQDGNTSAHEIEKVILVGGGVKLGIIEEFVEKYFNKMRGENTFLDSTNFVDGKKLVSIVQNPDTVVAYGVGVTVGMKERNKAFKERILTDVCPFTLGIEVIGERFAPIISRNATVPTSRSSFFSTTEDNQTVIRIAIYQGESLNIAENLFLGDFEINVPKNLAGRENVEVRFTYDINGILEVEVTALSTGEKRNKLIINGEMSEEEKNERIKILEELKIQSENQYKDKLLIERANRIFSEIVNMEIRNRISSYLDKYSLIVRTGDKISIQKAKREFTNFLDKIDPEMNDLGIDDILLDINENEDEEIMEEDELKFWN
- a CDS encoding DnaJ domain-containing protein, whose translation is MNFDEAFKILEIEPTDDKKKIKIAYSKMLKKYHPEEFPEMFMRINEAYRVALEFEKSDFDEVKSESETAEKNDEDTKFFERVKKDFEENKEKSFFGNFEDIFSEGKNENKFENIFSNKNNYENEKTFEKNKEEKENTNNFKEKEEQKKSISEWLEQFRKLVFSENRPLYEYDVLLSKYHYNFDEFEKRQIREILGKNNDWSNITDIEKKLLIYNLGDSNEQNDIVLEILGKNQRNSKTDNKILDEIAKEIKSKNIWQNEKGYDMFIQNYLNVMVFKVFGINIALYPFDAVGKDKNIFKYMLRRIGMHMIKDEYESEIKNSYRKISNSMKNFNNKNEENSKNNFKSVMTVMSSIVMVLYLTVISFLKFLAWMAAVFAIICVIYIFKNVAMIGIILFTIIDWINIANEKDFKWSKKYGISSYLSILLISGIILIGKIIQTGDEASINLGYIPYLKLILQYIFFNAIIITKMIVTINIRYNRLKDFSKQVLNTLDVFVLKKYQGGNENGKNDWN